The following are encoded in a window of Salmo trutta chromosome 9, fSalTru1.1, whole genome shotgun sequence genomic DNA:
- the LOC115200634 gene encoding uncharacterized protein LOC115200634 isoform X2, translated as MIGLKYNMSLPMAAGALLVGIPYSISLVAQWMYGWPNKPGYKKYIEALKPRRIYCLTRAVLEMLKYFQYGKLYFQWKSWYKNVENHKHYEKGIRFGRRSNKLDLYYSPTVGQPGSGPVPVVVFIYGGAWGSGERSIYCLLAMQMAKELSATVICPDYCTYPKGNVLCMVQDIADCLIWARDSGHKFNFDKDNIVLIGHSAGAHLAALTVLFMVEGRDELFIDAKKQTEITMAIRGVTGHYGVYRVTGQYGVYRVTGHYVVYRVTGHYVVYRVTGQYGVYRVTGHYVVYRVTGHYVVYRVTGHYVVYRVTGHYVVYRVTGQYVVYRVTGHYVVYRVTGHYVVYKVTGHYVVYRVTGQYGVYRVTGHYVVYRVTGHYGVYRVTGHYVVYRVTGHYVVYRVTGHYVVYRVTGHYVVYRVTGHYVVYRVTGHYVVYRVTGHYVVYRVTGHYVVYRVTGHYVVYRVTGHYVVYRVTGHYVVYRVTGHYVVYRVTGHYVVYRVTGHYVVYRYCLRQSDSSTFVSALMRFSCF; from the exons GATTGGCCTCAAGTACAACATGTCTCTACCCATGGCTGCAGGGGCCTTGTTAGTGGGCATCCCCTACTCCATCTCTCTCGTAGCCCAGTGGATGTATGGCTGGCCTAACAAGCCAGGCTATAAAAAGTACATCGAGGCTCTGAAGCCAAG GcggatatactgtctgactagAGCTGTGCTGGAGATGCTGAAATACTTCCAGTACGGCAAACTCTACTTCCAGTGGAAGTCCTGGTACAAGAATGTAGAAAACCACAAGCATTATGAAAAG GGCATCAGGTTTGGGCGTCGTAGCAACAAGCTGGATTTGTATTATTCTCCCACGGTGGGCCAGCCAGGCAGTGGACCGGTGCCTGTGGTAGTGTTTATATACGGGGGAGCCTGGGGTTCAGGGGAGAGGTCCATATACTGTCTACTGGCCATGCAGATGGCTAAGGAGCTCAGCGCAACGGTGATCTGCCCCGACTATTGCACCTATCCAAAG GGTAATGTTTTGTGTATGGTTCAAGATATTGCGGACTGTCTCATTTGGGCGAGGGACAGCGGCCATAAATTCAACTTTGACAAA GATAACATTGTGTTAATCGGCCACTCCGCTGGGGCTCACCTAGCAGCTCTAACCGTCCTGTTCATGGTCGAGGGACGAGACGAGCTCTTTATAGATGCCAAGAAGCAGACAGAGATCACCATGGCAATCAGAGGAGTTACAGGTCACTACGGGGTTTATAGAGTTACAGGTCAATACGGGGTTTATAGAGTTACAGGTCACTATGTGGTTTATAGAGTTACAGGTCACTATGTGGTTTATAGAGTTACAGGTCAATACGGGGTTTATAGAGTTACAGGTCACTATGTGGTTTATAGAGTTACAGGTCACTATGTGGTTTATAGAGTTACAGGTCACTATGTGGTTTATAGAGTTACAGGTCACTATGTGGTTTATAGAGTTACAGGTCAATACGTGGTTTATAGAGTTACAGGTCACTATGTGGTTTATAGAGTTACAGGTCACTACGTGGTTTATAAAGTTACAGGTCACTATGTGGTTTATAGAGTTACAGGTCAATACGGGGTTTATAGAGTTACAGGTCACTATGTGGTTTATAGAGTTACAGGTCACTACGGGGTTTATAGAGTTACAGGTCACTACGTGGTTTATAGAGTTACAGGTCACTATGTGGTTTATAGAGTTACAGGTCACTATGTGGTTTATAGAGTTACAGGTCACTATGTGGTTTATAGAGTTACAGGTCACTATGTGGTTTATAGAGTTACAGGTCACTATGTGGTTTATAGAGTTACAGGTCACTATGTGGTTTATAGAGTTACAGGTCACTATGTGGTTTATAGAGTTACAGGTCACTATGTGGTTTATAGAGTTACAGGTCACTATGTGGTTTATAGAGTTACAGGTCACTACGTGGTTTATAGAGTTACAGGTCACTATGTGGTTTATAGAGTTACAGGTCACTATGTGG